A segment of the Pseudomonas serboccidentalis genome:
CAGCCGCGAACAGCATCAGGCGATGGCGCAACTGATCCAGACCCGCGAGGAAGCAGAGAAGGCCAACAACGCCAAATCCGATTTCCTCGCGATGATGAGCCACGAACTGCGCACGCCCATGAACGGCGTGCTCGGCATGTTGCAGTTGCTGGAAACCACGGACATGACCGAGGAGCAGATCGAGTACGCAGCGCTCGCCTCGGAGTCCACCGAGCATTTGCTGAAAGTCATCAACGATATTCTCGACTTCTCGCGGATCGAGCGCTCGGAGCTGGAACTGGAGCACATCCCGTTCAACCTCGCCGACCTGATCGGCGCTTGCGCCCAGTCGTTCCAGCACAGTGCGGTGCAACGTGGACTGGCCCTGAACCTGCGGATTCCCGAGGACATGCGCGGCTTGCAGGTGCAAGGCGACCCGACGCGGATCCGGCAGATTCTGGTCAACCTGGTGGGCAACGCCTTGAAGTTCACCGAGCGCGGCCGAGTCAGCATCGAGGCGCAATGGCAGTCGCTGGATCACGAACTGCTGTGGTTCACCTGTTCGGTACGCGACAGCGGCATCGGGATTTCGTCGGAAAGTCTGGAGTTGATGTTCAACGCTTTCCAGCAAGCTGACAGTTCGATTTCCCGGCGCTATGGCGGCACCGGCCTCGGCTTGCCGATCGCCCGCACCCTGGCCGAACGCATGGGCGGGACGTTGCGTGCGCAAAGTGAAGAAGGTCTGGGATCGGTGTTCACCCTGGAAATCCCGCTGGCTTTATATAAGCAGACGTTGCCGCAACTGGCAGCACCGCGCGCAGCCAGCGGCAACGGGCATGGCGAGGGGCGCAAGGTGCTGCTGGTGGAGGACAACCCGGTCAACCAGACCGTCATCGAAGCGATGTTGCGCAGCCTGGGCTTTACGGTCAGCGTCGCCACCGATGGCGCGCAGGCCATACGCAGCGCCGAAGGTAATGATTTCGAAGTGATTCTGATGGACTGCCGTCTGCCGATCATTGACGGTTACGAGGCGACCCGGCAGATCCGGCTGCTGCCCGGACGCGCTGATGTGCCGATCATCGCGCTGACCGCTAACGCGCTACAGGGCGACCGCGAAACTTGCCTGTCGGCAGGCATGAACGATTATCTGGCGAAGCCGTTCAAACGCAATGACCTACAACAGATTCTGCAGCGCTGGGTGCAGTAGTGACGGTTTTTCGACCATCTGCGACTGGCGTGAAAAGCGAAAGTGCGGCAGTCTTAGGCACCCGAACAAGCCTCAAAAGAGGCTTGAATAAAAATTTCAGTGCACAAGTGTACATTCATGTCCTTGGTGCTGTGACTTTCACCACAACGCAATAGTCTATGAGTAGGCTGCCGGTACGAGGCATGAACGCGTCGATCGGCCGGGAAGATTTGCCCCACCTGCCGCATGGGATTATTGAGGAGCTCGCATGACCAAACAAAACGCCTTTACTCGGGAAGACCTGCTGCGCTGCAGTCGCGGTGAGCTGTTCGGCCCAGGTAACGCGCAACTGCCCGCCCCGAACATGCTGATGGTGGATCGCATCACCCTGATCAGCGAAGAAGGCGGCAAGTACGGCAAAGGTGAATTGGTCGCCGAGCTGGATATCAACCCTGACCTGTGGTTCTTCGCGTGCCACTTCGAAGGCGATCCGGTGATGCCGGGCTGCCTGGGTCTGGACGCCATGTGGCAACTGGTCGGCTTCTTCCTGGGCTGGCAAGGCTTGCCGGGCCGCGGCCGTGCGCTGGGTTCGGGCGAAGTGAAATTCTTCGGCCAGGTCCTGCCGACCGCCAAGAAAGTCACCTACAACATTCATATCAAACGCGTCCTCAAGGGCAAGCTGAACCTGGCCATTGCCGATGGTTCGGTGACTGTCGACGGTCGCGAAATCTACACCGCCGAAGGCCTTCGCGTCGGCGTGTTCACCTCCACTGACAACTTCTAAGGGTTATTCGCATGCGCCGCGTCGTTATCACTGGTCTGGGCATTGTTTCGTGCCTGGGCAATGACAAAGAGACCGTCTCCGCTAACCTGCGTGCAAGCCGCCCTGGCATCCGGTTCAACCCGGAATATGCTGAAATGGGTCTGCGTAGCCAGGTTTCCGGCTCCATCGACCTCAACCTTGAAGAACTGATCGATCGCAAGATCTATCGTTTCGTCGGCCACGCAGCGGCTTACGCCTACCTGGCCATGAAAGACGC
Coding sequences within it:
- a CDS encoding response regulator, with protein sequence MNLRRRWDINTRTQLISLGPALLLTLLLISFFTFVRIQDLRQELNHTGQLIANQLAPATEYGVISGNNDVLESLLKATLATPNVRFIEVQDSANRILAYVEQAADAHNRPHQVEVFQAPVRLQRIALNSDFFHDAKASNNVTSEDYLGRVIVGLSNDAFSQRQQEILFKAGILALFALLFTFVLARRLAGSLSAPIRDIGNAVKAIQQGDYKTPLPIVDDTELGALSQHINNLAQALEQASREQHQAMAQLIQTREEAEKANNAKSDFLAMMSHELRTPMNGVLGMLQLLETTDMTEEQIEYAALASESTEHLLKVINDILDFSRIERSELELEHIPFNLADLIGACAQSFQHSAVQRGLALNLRIPEDMRGLQVQGDPTRIRQILVNLVGNALKFTERGRVSIEAQWQSLDHELLWFTCSVRDSGIGISSESLELMFNAFQQADSSISRRYGGTGLGLPIARTLAERMGGTLRAQSEEGLGSVFTLEIPLALYKQTLPQLAAPRAASGNGHGEGRKVLLVEDNPVNQTVIEAMLRSLGFTVSVATDGAQAIRSAEGNDFEVILMDCRLPIIDGYEATRQIRLLPGRADVPIIALTANALQGDRETCLSAGMNDYLAKPFKRNDLQQILQRWVQ
- the fabA gene encoding 3-hydroxyacyl-[acyl-carrier-protein] dehydratase FabA: MTKQNAFTREDLLRCSRGELFGPGNAQLPAPNMLMVDRITLISEEGGKYGKGELVAELDINPDLWFFACHFEGDPVMPGCLGLDAMWQLVGFFLGWQGLPGRGRALGSGEVKFFGQVLPTAKKVTYNIHIKRVLKGKLNLAIADGSVTVDGREIYTAEGLRVGVFTSTDNF